TGGTAGTTCCGGTTGTTTTTTGAGCGTATTTTTGTAGATTTTTTTTTTTGGTGGGGCTTTTGTGGTTTTCTATTTTTCTTTGCATTTTTATTTTTTTTGGGAAATGTTTTCCATAGTCGCTGATTATTCTGTATCGTTGTGTTTTTACTGCAATATTCTTGTACTGGGCAGTTTTTGCATTCTTTGGTCCAATGTGTGATTCTTGTTTTGTTTTTGTATTGGTATTCGCTTTTTTTTCTAT
This DNA window, taken from Methanobrevibacter oralis, encodes the following:
- a CDS encoding transposase yields the protein MVNHYRKKSEYQYKNKTRITHWTKECKNCPVQEYCSKNTTIQNNQRLWKTFPKKNKNAKKNRKPQKPHQKKKSTKIRSKNNRNYHLQNMKQNIHLTKFTTTDLKQINTEFKLYTIRHNLKREYTTK